From the genome of Variovorax sp. RA8, one region includes:
- a CDS encoding polyprenyl synthetase family protein — MSAAADALRWDARRLAAWSEPLLARVEAALSRWVGVDAPVLLGDAMRYAVLDGGKRLRPLLVFAASESASGQAEAALRAACAAELIHAYSLVHDDLPCMDNDVLRRGKPTVHVKFGEADALLAGDALQALAFELLTPEDEGIAPAVQARLCRLLARAAGSQGMAGGQAIDLASVGLALDEAQLREMHRLKTGALLQGSVEMGAACGTIDAEALDALRAYGAAIGLAFQVVDDILDVTADSQTLGKTAGKDAASDKPTYVSLLGLGGARAQARELLVQALQALDRSGLADTGALRALAYMVVDRDR, encoded by the coding sequence ATGAGCGCCGCGGCAGATGCCCTGCGCTGGGATGCACGGCGCCTTGCGGCCTGGAGCGAGCCGCTGCTCGCTCGCGTCGAGGCCGCGCTGTCGCGGTGGGTGGGCGTCGATGCACCGGTGCTGCTGGGCGATGCGATGCGCTATGCAGTGCTCGATGGCGGCAAGCGGCTGCGGCCACTGCTGGTCTTCGCTGCCAGCGAGTCGGCCAGCGGCCAGGCCGAGGCCGCGCTGCGTGCCGCCTGCGCGGCCGAGCTCATCCATGCCTATTCGCTGGTGCACGACGACCTGCCGTGCATGGACAACGATGTGCTGCGCCGCGGCAAGCCCACCGTGCACGTGAAGTTCGGCGAGGCCGATGCGCTGCTGGCCGGCGATGCCCTGCAGGCGCTGGCCTTCGAGCTGCTCACGCCCGAGGATGAAGGCATCGCGCCCGCGGTGCAGGCCCGGCTGTGCCGCCTGCTGGCGCGCGCGGCGGGCAGCCAGGGCATGGCCGGCGGGCAGGCGATCGACCTGGCCAGCGTCGGGCTCGCGCTCGACGAGGCCCAACTGCGCGAGATGCATCGCCTGAAGACCGGCGCCCTCCTGCAGGGCAGCGTCGAGATGGGCGCCGCCTGCGGCACCATCGATGCCGAGGCGCTCGATGCACTGCGCGCCTATGGCGCCGCGATCGGCCTGGCCTTCCAGGTGGTGGACGACATCCTCGACGTCACGGCCGACTCGCAGACACTCGGCAAGACCGCGGGCAAGGATGCGGCGAGCGACAAGCCCACCTATGTCTCGCTGCTCGGCCTCGGCGGCGCGCGTGCGCAGGCGCGCGAACTGCTGGTTCAGGCGCTGCAGGCGCTCGACCGAAGTGGGCTGGCCGATACCGGCGCCTTGCGCGCGCTGGCCTACATGGTCGTGGACCGCGATCGATAG
- the xseB gene encoding exodeoxyribonuclease VII small subunit, with protein MPKVSPSSPPAPSPAASDTGALPATYEAGLQELEQLVAELESGQLPLDQLLGSYQRGAALLAFCRDKLQAVEDQIKVLDANGLKAWAGE; from the coding sequence ATGCCCAAGGTGTCTCCTTCCTCCCCACCGGCTCCTTCACCCGCAGCTTCCGACACCGGCGCGTTGCCCGCGACCTACGAAGCCGGGCTTCAGGAACTCGAGCAGCTGGTGGCCGAACTCGAATCGGGACAACTGCCGCTCGACCAATTGCTCGGCAGCTACCAGCGGGGCGCGGCGCTGCTGGCCTTCTGCCGCGACAAGCTGCAGGCGGTCGAAGATCAGATCAAGGTGCTCGACGCGAACGGCCTCAAGGCCTGGGCCGGGGAATGA